From the genome of Bacteroidales bacterium:
CTGTTTTTTTTTAAATTTCTAAAAAAGTCGATACAATACCCATATAATAGGTGTAGGCATAGTCCAACTGCATTATATCAACAATTGCTTGAAAATTATTTAGAAGCATCTCTTTTTACAATCTTTTTTGTTAATTTTGACTACTCGCATTCTGCATGTCGCAACTGTTGATAGAATGCTTAAATGTTGGCTGTAATTTGAGGAAACCGAAATAGACAAAAAATAAATAGGAAATAATATGACAATACCAGACTTTCAATCATTTTTTTATCCCTTTTTAAAGTTGAGTTCTGACAAGAATGAACATTCTTTAAAAGATGTCAGAGATTACATGACTGATTATTTTTCATTGACGGAAGAAGATAAATCTGAAAAAGTTCCAAGTGGAACACAGACAAAATTTGACAATAGAATTTATTGGACTAAAAGTTATTTTATTAAAGCAAAATTAATAGAATCAACTAAAAGAGCGCATTTCAAAATTACAGAAAGAGGATTAAAGTTTTTAGAGAAATATCAAGAGAATATTTCAATAAAAGATTTGAAAGAAATAGATGAGTTTAGAGAATTTAGCACTGGCTCAAAGGACGACAATCATAAAAAAGAAAAAGTTGAATCAGTTGAACCTATTTTGGACGATAAAACACCATTAGAAACTCTTGAAGATTCTTATTTGTTTATTCAGAAGCAGTTAGCAAATGATTTGTTAGAGAAAGTAAAAACAAACACATGGCAATTTTTTGAGGATTTAGTAATTGAACTAATGGTGAAAATGGGATATGGTGGTTCAAAAAATTTAGCAAGAAAACAAATCCAAAGAACAAATGATGAAGGAATTGATGGAGTAATAAATGAAGATAAATTAGGATTAGATGTAATTTATTTGCAAGCAAAACGGTGGACAAAAAATAATAGTATTGGTAGACCAGAAATTCAAAAGTTTGTTGGAGCACTTCATGGAAAAAGAGCCAAAAAAGGAGTTTTTATCACAACTGGACATTTTGCTAATAATGCCTATGAATATGTTAGGACAATTGACCCAAAAGTCATTTTAATTGACGGAGAAACACTTTCAAACTTGATGATTGAATATAGTCTGGGAACAACAACAATTGAATCATATCATATTAAGAAACTTGATTTAGATTACTTTGAAGAATAAAAAGCAACTAATAAAGGCTATAAGTCATTGGGCAACAAGTGGTTAAATTGAAAGTTTTGTGCTACGAAACGCCAAACGCCTCAAAGCCAAACCGTTACAGGCAAGGCAATCAGCAGTATAAAAAGAATACAATATGAAAAATTATTATTCTGATTTACTGAATGCAATCAAAATGCAAAAATGCTACGAAATTGCACCTGCCAGGGTAAAGCAGTTTCTTGAAGCAGAAATAGAATTTGTTTTGAAAAAAGTAGATCAAACAGATACAGTTTTAGATTTAGGATGTGGTTATGGCAGAGTATCGGTTGAATTGCTGAAAAAAGTAAAAAAAATTGTCGGAATTGATATTTCGAAAGAAAACATAGAATTGGCAAAAAAAATAACAAGAATTAATACGAATTGTGAATTCTACGTAATGGACGCAATTGATTTGAAATTTTCTGATAACTGTTTTGATACTGTTATTTGTATTCAGAATGGAATTTCTGCTTTCAAAGTCAATCCGTTAAAACTAATGAAAGAATCTATTCGTGTTACAAGAAAAGGTGGTACTGTTCTATTTTCAACATACTCGAAAAAATTTTGGAAAGACAGACTTGAATGGTTTCAAATTCAATCTGACCAGAATTTAATTGGAAAAATTGATTATGAATTAACTAAAAACGGAGTGGTAATATGTAAAGATGGTTTTAAAGCTGTAACATATTCTGAACAAGAACTTTATGAATTGGCATCAAATTTTAATGTTCAAACAACAATATATGAGATTGACAATTCAAGTATATTTTGTAAAATGAAAGTGAATTAAGAAGCCCAGCCCATAACAACCATAATAATGAATACAAAAACCAGTAAAAGTTTCCATATGTTAGAACTTTATAGTATCTTTGCATAAGTAAAATTAAATTATGCATAAAAAATTTGAAGTAATTTTATTAGAGGAAGTATGGGAATTTTTGGATGATTTGAATGAAAAAGTAAAAGACAAAATACTTTATAATATTAAAAAATCCAGGTATTTGAATGACCCAAAATTGCTCAAAAAACTAGACGGAGAGATATGGGAATTTCGAACAAAATTTCGCAGACTTCATTACAGATTATTTTCATTTTGGGATAAAACGGATATTTCAAAAACCTTGATAGTGTCAACTCACGGAATTGTAAAAAAGACAGATAAAGTTCCAAAAAGAGACATTGAAAAAGCCAGACTTATTATGAAAAGATATTTTGACCAAAAAAAGAAAAAATAATTACTATGGAAAATTCAGAAAAAATAAAAATGTACACATTAGACCAAGCAATTGATAAACACATAGGGGAAATCGGCACAAAAAAGCGAGATAAATTTGAATATGAACTTAAAATGGACATTTTAGGTGAAATGATTAGAAAGGCAAGAAAAGAAAGGCACCTTACCCAGACGGAACTTGGTCAGCTAATAGGGGTACAGAAATCTCAAATTTCCAGAATTGAGAGAAATGCAAAAAATGTAACATTAGAAACAATTTTAAGAGTGTTTCGTGCACTGAAAGCGAGAGTTAATTTTAATGTTGAATTATTAGACGGAGAGATAAATATTGCATGAAAAACGTTTGATAACAAACAGCTAAACAACATGCTGGTCAGCAGCAATCCGCAAGAACAAAGGGGATTTGCATGGTCGCAAAAACTTTGAATTTATAAAAAACTAAATACGGCAAAAATTTGTGCTGTGAGGAAAACCGAGAAATTTTTAGGAATTTACTCCGCACGTTGCCAAGCCAATCGCAGAAAGAGATTTTTTTTATTTTGTAACCAATAAGAAAGCATTCCCTAATCTTGAATAAATAAAAATAAAGTAAAGGTATAAAATGAGCATTTTAAAATTATTGTCAAGTTCGATTGGCAGAAAAGATAAGGAGCAAAATAAAAAATTGGCTGCTGAAATTGCTAATCAAGAAAATATTGAAGCAATTAAGGAGCTAATTGCCAACCTGAACAGTAATGACAAAAATATTCAGAGTGATTGTATTGACACTTTATACGAAGTAGGCTACCGTAAACCCGAATTAATTGCAGATTACCATAATGACTTTTTCAAATTATTGGACAGCAAGAATAATAGATTAGTATGGGGCGGAATGATAGCTTTGTCAACAATTACTGACTTAAAACATAAAGAAGTATTTGAAGTTCTCGACAAAATAATGATAATTACTGATACCGGTTCAGTAATTACAATTGATAACGGAGTTAAAATTCTTATAAAATTGACAAAACATTCTGAATATTTTGAAACAACAAATAATTTGTTGATGAAGCAATTATTGAAATGTCCGATAAAGCAACTTCCAATGTATTCGGAAAGAGCTCTTGAATGTATTACTGACAAAAATAAATCGGAATTTGTTCATCTGTTAGAAAACAGATTTCCGGAATGTGAAAAAGAGTCACAGAAAAAAAGATTAGAGAAAATATTAAAACGTATGAAATAACGCCACACAAAAAAGAATATAAAGGGCATTTAAGAAAAAAGGAAACAACTGTAAAATTTCATTCTTCAGTAATATTTGTAAAAGACATTGAAAAGTCAAAAGATTTCTATGTTCGATTGCTGAATCAGAAAATTGAACATGATTTCGGAAAGAATTTGATCTTAAAAGGAGGTTTAGCAATTTGGGAAATACAGCAAGAACATATAATAAATAAACAAAAAAATTATATTAAAATGATAAAAATAACAACAGTTGTTCTGTTATTAATTGTTCAGACACTGAATTCATTCGGACAAAAAATTAACGTTTCAGAAAAATTAACGCTTACTAAAATTGCAAACGGTGTTTATATTCACACTTATGATAACAGTAACGGAATTATATATGTAAATAATGGAGAAGCAGTTATTGTTTCGACTCCTCCGTCAGATGATGCAACCACAGAATTGATTAACCGGACACAAGAACAACTTAACGCAAAAATTATTGCTTATGTAATTGACAGGTGGCATCCGGATGCAATGGAAGGATTAGGCATTGTCAAAAACCGGGGAATAAAAACATATTCATATGAATTGACAAGGACTATCGCAGAAAATAAAGGATTACCAATTCCGGATATTGGATTTGACCCAAAATTGGAGCTGAAAGTCGGCGATGAAAAAATAATTTGCCGATATTTCGGACCGGCTCATACTTCAGATGGTATTGTTGTATGGATTCCAAAAGAAAAAATTTTATTCGGAGGAAATGAAATTCGTAATTATGGAGGATGGGTTGGTAATATCGGCGATGCAAATCTTAATGAATGGTCAAAAACCATTGAAAAAGTAAAGAAGGAATACGGGATTGCAAAGATTGTTGTTCCGGGACACGGAAAATATGGCGGAGCAGAGCTGACAGACTATACGATTGATTTATATAAAGAAGGTAAATGGGGTAAAATATTACGCAATCATAACATTAAACGACTTTCGATATTTAATGATTATGGAGATATTTTTGAAGTTGCAGAACAAGATTCAACAAAAGGAAATGTAAGATTACTGAAAGAAGCGATTGTATTTATTGATAATGATAATCGTTATATTAAAGTTGAATCACCATTGATTGAACATAATGTTAAGGATAAGAGTATTAGGTCAGAATACGGAAGATTGCAGATTTTTGAAAAGTCAACTGAAATGAATAATCCAACAACTGACCTCTATTATAATCGACTGATTATTAACTTGAGAGATGATGAAATTGGAATTACAATAATAATGAAAGAAATGATAAGATGAAAAGTGAAGTAAAAAAAGTGCAATTAGGTGATATAAATATGGAGTACTTATTTACCGGCGTTGAAAATAAAGAGACAATTCTTTTCGTTCATTGACATGGAGCAAATATAAGTCAGTTTGAAAATCAACATCAATATTTTCAGGACAAATACAAAACACTTTCTGTTAGTCTTAGAGGTCAAGACATTTTTAACCGAATTGTAAAACTGAAACATGATTACAAAGGACAAAATAAAAGAAGTTGCATTTAATAAGGGGGTAGATTTATTTGGTGTTGCATCAGTAGACAGATTTAAGAATGCACCAAAAGGATTTCATCCTAAAGATGTCTATTCAAAAACTGAGACAGTTATTGCTTTTGCAATTAAATTGCCTACCGAGACCCTCTATGCAGATAATCCGGTACCTTTTACTCATGTGAATACACTTGCAATGCAGAAAATGGATTTAATAACTTATGACATTTCTACAGAACTTGACAAACTTGGACTAAAAAACATATTAATACCAACTGATGATCCTTACTTGTATTGGGATAATGATAAACAGGAAGGTCGTGCAATATTATCTCTCAGACACGTAGGGTATTTAGCCGGATTGGGAAAACTTGGACGAAATAATTTGCTGATTAATAAGAATTATGGTAACATGATTCAGATTGGAGCATTATTGACTAATGAAATATTTGAATCAGACCCGTTTGCAGACTATGAAGTATGTCCGCCAAATTGTAGGATATGTTTGGATAATTGTCCTCAAAATGCTTTAACCGGTGAGACTGTGATTCAAAAAGAGTGTAGGCCTGTTTCTAATTTTAAGACAGAAAGGGGGTTTACGATTAAAAAATGCTTTGAATGCAGAAAAAAATGTCCGAGTGTATTAGGGATAAAATAAAAAGCTGCTATGCCCCAACAATGCATTATACAAAAATCGGGGTTCTTTGCGGAACGTAAAAATTGAAAGAAACACTGCAAAATATAAATCCGTGAAATATGGATACAGTAAAAATACATGAAAATTATCCGATTTGGGTTGTGATACTGTCAAACCTTGTTTCAACAGCAATTTACGGACTTGGGTTTGTTATAATATTTAGATTAGGATTGATTTTTTCAATTTTTTATTTGATTTACATTTTAATATTAGAGTACAGATTGATTAGATATCATTGTATTAATTGTTTTTACCGGGGCAAGACCTGTGGATTTGGAAAAAGCAGACTTAGTTCATGGTTTTTTAAAAAAGGCGATATTTCAAGATTTTGTATAAAGGAGATGACCCTGAAGGATATGATTCCCGATATTCTAATTTCATTGATACCGGTAGTTATTGGGATTACTTTATTGATTGTGAAATTTGACTTTATCTTATTATTTGCATTGTTATTATTATTAATACTAACAACAATTGGCAATGGATTTATACGCGGAACATTGATTTGTAAATACTGTGAGCAGAGAGAATTAGGTTGTCCGGCAGATAGATTTTTCAATAAAAAAAAATCACCGGCAACCAAAAAACAGGCGAAACAGCAGTAAAAGCAATGGTTATAGCCATCTTCAAGTCCGTCGTAAGTTAAAAGAGAAAAGAAAAGAAACCTCCGGCTTTTCATATGTTCAACACAGAGCATTAAAGAAACAATTCAATCACTCTTTTATAACTGTTTCCGACAGGTAATTCTTTTGAATTGATAATTATTTTATTGCGTAACATTTTTTCAATTTTATTCTTGTTTATCAAATAAGATTTGTGTATTCTTATGAAAACAGCATTTGGAAGGATGGTTTCATATTTTTTCATTGTATCCGATATCATATACATTTTTTCCTTTGTAAACACTTTTAAGTAGTTTCCGTATGCTTGAATGTATTGTATGTCATCATATCGGATCTTTGTTTTCAAGGATCCGTCTTTTACTTCTATAAAATTTACCTTATTACTTACTATATCTTTGTCAGCATTACCTTTGGGCAGGGTAATAATTCTGTTCACGGCTTTTAAAAATCTGGAAAAGCGAATTGGTTTCATTAAATAATCAACCACTCCTTGCTCAAATCCTTCCAAAGCAAATTCAGAATAGGCGGTTGTTAAAATAACTTTTGGAGAATATGATAAAGTTTCGAGCATTTCTATGCCGGATAATTCAGGCATATTAATGTCTAAAAACAGCACATCTACTTTTGTTTGATTAATAAAATTAACAGCTTCTACGGCAGAATAACAATGTCCGGCAATTTCGAGTTGATTAACCTTTGCAATGTATCCTTCCAGCACCTCATGAGCCAAAGGTTCATCATCTATAATCAAACATTTTAATTTCATAACTGTTAAGTTAAAACTCTATATTTAATTTAACGCTGAAAATATTGTTTTGTTCATTTATATTCAATAAATATTTATTGGGATATAAAATGTTTAATCGTTTTTTTACATTATCAATACCTGTTCCGGTAGTGAGACGGGGTTTCTTTGTTACAAGGATATTATTTTCAACATAAAAATAAATTTTTGTTTCAGTTATCTTAAAAAGGATGTTGATATAATTTTTTTTACCCGCTGATATTCCGTATTTAAAAGCGTTTTCAATAAACGGAATAAATAATAAGGGTGCAATTTGTTTTCCGATCAGCGAACCGGAAACATTAAACTCAACGTTACAAAATTTTTGTATCCGAATGCGTTCAAGATTTACATAGTTTTCTAAATAATTTATCTCATCGTATAAGTTTACTTTTGTTTTTTTCGAACTTTCCAATTGGTATCTCATAAGGTCCGAAAGTTCTAATAACATATCAGACAGTTTATCAGCTTTTTTCAGGCTTAAAGCATACATGTTATTTAGTGTATTAAATAAAAAATGCGGATTTACCTGAGCCTTTAACAAACTAAATTCTGTTTCTAATTGTTTAGCTTTTAATTCCCGAATTTGATATTGATTAACAATGCCTTTTTTTATAAATTTCATACCGGTTGTCAACAAGATAATAAATGAAAAATTAGCTAAGTCCTGAATAAATGCTTCCAAATCACCCGGATTTTGCATCAATTGTAAAACAAAAACATCTGCGGCACTGATAATACAAATTGTAGCAACTGTAAGAAAAGCATATAAAACATAGCGTCTTTTCAATAAGTATTTCAAAATATAAAAGTGAGTATATGTTGCTGTTATTATAAGTAAAACTATGCCTGACAATTCCGGGATATCTGATATTCTTGTTTCTCCTTCACTGATGTCGGATAAAAAAAGCAAAAAAAGAAACAGTAATATCCAAGCTGTAGAATGTTGAACATACCTTTTTTTCAGAAATTTTAAAATGATTGTCATACAGATTTTATAATGAATAACAAAACTACCTCTAAAAAAATGACTGACAAAATAATAATGATGTATGCAGTTAATCATCAATAAACGCGGTTTATCATTTAAAATACCTGTTCAACATCTTTAATTGGCAAGCATGTTAATGTGCAATAGTTTTGTTTTTTAAAATCAAATTAATTTTAAAATAAATAATTATGAAACACGAACTCTTTAAACAAATGAACAAAAAATTATTAATACTTTGTTTCTTAATACTTTCTCTTTCTGTATTCTCTCAAACAAGTAAAGACAGTTGGTTAGAACATAATTTGCATCAGGTTTCTATTGAATCTTCAAATCAAGATTTTTCTGATTTACAATTCCTTAAAGACGAATTAGCTGATAAAAAAATTGTTGCTGTTGGCGAGCAAACTCATGAAGACGGCAGCACTTTTGAGGCAAGAAGTCGTTTAATTCAATTTTTAGTTCAAGAAATGGACTTTGAAGTGATTATTTTTGAATCCGGAATGTTTGATGTAAAATACGGGGCAAACTTATATAAACAAACAGACAGTCTGAAAAATCTCAAAAAAGCATTGTTATACGATTGGCGAATAAGTAAACAACACGAAAATTTATTTTCTTTTTTTGAAAGTCAGAAAAAAGAAAATAAAACTTTAGAATTCGGCGGTGTTGATTGTAAATTCACTTCTAAATACAGAAAAAAGTATATCAGTCAATTAGATTCTGTTCTGAACTTTTGTAAAGCTGGTATTCAGAACAATCAGTATTACTTGGAATATCGTAATATTTTGGAAAAATTCTGCAATGCAACAGGTATTAAATCTGCCCTTCCCAAACTGTCAAAAAAAGAAAAAATAAAATTTACAAAAGGGAGTGTCTTGGTACAAAACATTCTTAAAAACGCAGGACACAGTTATTTTCAAATTGTTAAATCTTATGATGAAGGTATTTTACTTTATTCAAAACTGTCAATATTGAAATTAATTTTCAGCAAAAAAACTTTAATAGAAGTAAACAATCAAAGAGATGTGCTTATGGCAGAAAATTTGAATTATTTACTGGAAAATGTTTACAAAGACAAAAAAGTTATTTTGTTTGGAGCCACATATCATTATATACGAAATAATCAGGAAATTATCCGAATAGCAAAGTTTCCCCTTCACATAGAAGAATCAATAATAATGGGGCATTTGATGCATACAAAGTATAAAAAAGATATTTATACGATTGGGTTTACTGCTTATGAAGGAAATTACGGTTCAGTAAAAGAAGGAGAATCCGGTAAGCCTGTTGAACCTGCACAAACAGGCAGTCTTGAAAAAAAGCTGGCTGATTATGGTGTCAACAACGGCATACTTCTTCTCAATTCCGGTGAAAACAAACCCGATTGGTGGTATCAAGATATTAGTATCAGACTGTTCACATACAATTCAGCAACTGCTTGTAAAGACTGGTCAAAAGTTCTTGATGCGGTATTCTTTATTAGGAAAATGAAACCCAATAATTACAAATAAATTGTTAAAACTACTTTTATTATGTTTAAAAAAATATTTATAGTTATGTTGAAAATTTTTCTTGCTTCAGTTCTGCTGTTTTTTATCGGAAACTTATTTGGAAATCTAATATCCGAAGAAAACAACAATTTTCCTATATCAAAAGAAACAACAATAATTTATTTAAATAATAAAGAAGCCAATGACTATTTGTTGACAACAAATTATTTTAATGAACAAAATAAGTTATCTGTTTCATTAAAAACAAAAGGGGAAATTGAAGACGGAAATATTGAATATGTA
Proteins encoded in this window:
- a CDS encoding helix-turn-helix domain-containing protein, whose product is MENSEKIKMYTLDQAIDKHIGEIGTKKRDKFEYELKMDILGEMIRKARKERHLTQTELGQLIGVQKSQISRIERNAKNVTLETILRVFRALKARVNFNVELLDGEINIA
- a CDS encoding LytTR family DNA-binding domain-containing protein — encoded protein: MKLKCLIIDDEPLAHEVLEGYIAKVNQLEIAGHCYSAVEAVNFINQTKVDVLFLDINMPELSGIEMLETLSYSPKVILTTAYSEFALEGFEQGVVDYLMKPIRFSRFLKAVNRIITLPKGNADKDIVSNKVNFIEVKDGSLKTKIRYDDIQYIQAYGNYLKVFTKEKMYMISDTMKKYETILPNAVFIRIHKSYLINKNKIEKMLRNKIIINSKELPVGNSYKRVIELFL
- a CDS encoding class I SAM-dependent methyltransferase, encoding MKNYYSDLLNAIKMQKCYEIAPARVKQFLEAEIEFVLKKVDQTDTVLDLGCGYGRVSVELLKKVKKIVGIDISKENIELAKKITRINTNCEFYVMDAIDLKFSDNCFDTVICIQNGISAFKVNPLKLMKESIRVTRKGGTVLFSTYSKKFWKDRLEWFQIQSDQNLIGKIDYELTKNGVVICKDGFKAVTYSEQELYELASNFNVQTTIYEIDNSSIFCKMKVN
- a CDS encoding epoxyqueuosine reductase → MITKDKIKEVAFNKGVDLFGVASVDRFKNAPKGFHPKDVYSKTETVIAFAIKLPTETLYADNPVPFTHVNTLAMQKMDLITYDISTELDKLGLKNILIPTDDPYLYWDNDKQEGRAILSLRHVGYLAGLGKLGRNNLLINKNYGNMIQIGALLTNEIFESDPFADYEVCPPNCRICLDNCPQNALTGETVIQKECRPVSNFKTERGFTIKKCFECRKKCPSVLGIK
- a CDS encoding restriction endonuclease; protein product: MTIPDFQSFFYPFLKLSSDKNEHSLKDVRDYMTDYFSLTEEDKSEKVPSGTQTKFDNRIYWTKSYFIKAKLIESTKRAHFKITERGLKFLEKYQENISIKDLKEIDEFREFSTGSKDDNHKKEKVESVEPILDDKTPLETLEDSYLFIQKQLANDLLEKVKTNTWQFFEDLVIELMVKMGYGGSKNLARKQIQRTNDEGIDGVINEDKLGLDVIYLQAKRWTKNNSIGRPEIQKFVGALHGKRAKKGVFITTGHFANNAYEYVRTIDPKVILIDGETLSNLMIEYSLGTTTIESYHIKKLDLDYFEE
- a CDS encoding histidine kinase, which codes for MTIILKFLKKRYVQHSTAWILLFLFLLFLSDISEGETRISDIPELSGIVLLIITATYTHFYILKYLLKRRYVLYAFLTVATICIISAADVFVLQLMQNPGDLEAFIQDLANFSFIILLTTGMKFIKKGIVNQYQIRELKAKQLETEFSLLKAQVNPHFLFNTLNNMYALSLKKADKLSDMLLELSDLMRYQLESSKKTKVNLYDEINYLENYVNLERIRIQKFCNVEFNVSGSLIGKQIAPLLFIPFIENAFKYGISAGKKNYINILFKITETKIYFYVENNILVTKKPRLTTGTGIDNVKKRLNILYPNKYLLNINEQNNIFSVKLNIEF
- a CDS encoding erythromycin esterase family protein yields the protein MKHELFKQMNKKLLILCFLILSLSVFSQTSKDSWLEHNLHQVSIESSNQDFSDLQFLKDELADKKIVAVGEQTHEDGSTFEARSRLIQFLVQEMDFEVIIFESGMFDVKYGANLYKQTDSLKNLKKALLYDWRISKQHENLFSFFESQKKENKTLEFGGVDCKFTSKYRKKYISQLDSVLNFCKAGIQNNQYYLEYRNILEKFCNATGIKSALPKLSKKEKIKFTKGSVLVQNILKNAGHSYFQIVKSYDEGILLYSKLSILKLIFSKKTLIEVNNQRDVLMAENLNYLLENVYKDKKVILFGATYHYIRNNQEIIRIAKFPLHIEESIIMGHLMHTKYKKDIYTIGFTAYEGNYGSVKEGESGKPVEPAQTGSLEKKLADYGVNNGILLLNSGENKPDWWYQDISIRLFTYNSATACKDWSKVLDAVFFIRKMKPNNYK
- a CDS encoding type II toxin-antitoxin system RelE/ParE family toxin, yielding MHKKFEVILLEEVWEFLDDLNEKVKDKILYNIKKSRYLNDPKLLKKLDGEIWEFRTKFRRLHYRLFSFWDKTDISKTLIVSTHGIVKKTDKVPKRDIEKARLIMKRYFDQKKKK